Genomic window (Tardiphaga sp. vice304):
TTGCGCTGTTCCGGCGTGCGCGGATGGGCGCGCTGATCTATCCGCTGTCGCTGGCGATCTATTGCACCTCCTGGACCTTCTTCGGGTCGGTCGGCTTCGCCAGTCGCACCGGCGTGGAATTCCTCGCGATCTATCTCGGCCCGATCCTGATGATTGCGTTCTGCACGCCGATCCTACGCCGGGTGATCCATCTGGCGAAATCGCAGAACATCACCTCGATCGCCGATTTCATCGCCGCACGCTACGGCAAGAGCCAGGCGGTGGCGGCCACCGTCGCCGTGATCGCGATCATCGGCTCGGTGCCCTACATCGCGCTGCAATTGAAGGCGGTGGCATCGTCGCTGGAAACCATCCTAGGCGACGACAAGACGATCGCCGGCGTGCCGGTGGTCGGCGACATGGCGCTGGTCGTCACCCTTGCGATGGCCGCCTTCGCCGTGCTGTTCGGCACCAGGCAGACCAACGCCACCGAACACCAGCACGGGTTGATGCTGGCGGTCGCCACCGAATCGATCGTCAAGCTGGTGGCGTTCATCGCCGCCGGCCTGTTCGTGACGTTCTGGATGTTCGGGCCGTCCGAACTGATCGAGCGCGCGATAAAGACGCCGGAGGCGTTGCGCGCCATCAGCTACACGCCCTCGATCGGCAATTTCCTCACCATGGTACTGCTGTCGTTCTGCGCCATCATGCTGCTACCGCGGCAGTTTCATGTCAGCGTGGTGGAGAATTCCAGCGACGACGAGGTCGGCCGGGCGCGCTGGCTGTTTCCGACCTATCTGATCGCGATCAACCTGTTCGTGATACCGATCGCGCTGGCCGGCCTTGTCACCTTCCCGTTCGGCGCCGTCGATAGCGACATGTATGTGCTGGCGCTGCCGATCGAAGCCGGCGCCAGTCTTCTCAGCGTCCTCGTCTTCATCGGCGGGCTATCGGCGGCCACCGCCATGGTGATCGTCGAATGCGTCGCGCTGGCGATCATGGTGTCGAACGACATCGTGCTACCCATGGTGCTGCGGCGCGGCCCGCGCCCGGCCGGCGTGCCGACCGACTATGGCAACCTGTTGCTCAAGGTGCGGCGGTTCTCGATATTTGCCATCATGGCGATGGCCTATTTCTATTTCCGGGCGCTCGGCAACACCCAGCTCGCGGCCATCGGCCTGTTGTCCTTTGCCGCGATCGCCCAGTTCGCGCCGGCCTTCTTCGGCGGGCTGATCTGGCGCCGCGCCACCGCGCGGGGCGCGATCGGCGGCATGGTGATCGGCTTCATCGTCTGGGCCTATACGCTCTTCATTCCGAGCTTCCTTGAAGGCAGTACGGCCGGTCTCATGCTTTTGCAGCATGGCCCGCTCGGCATCGAGGCGCTGCGACCGCAGGGCCTGTTTGGCGCCGACCTGCCGCCGTTGATGCATGGCACGCTGTGGAGCCTGTCGCTCAACATCCTCACTTATATCGTGCTGTCGCTGATGCGGGCGCCGTCGTCGATCGAGCGGCTGCAGAGCGAGTTGTTCGTGCCGCCGACGCTGGCGCCGATCACGCCGACGTTCCGGCGCTGGCGCAGCACCGTCACGGTGCAGGACATCCAGGGCACGGTGACGCAATATCTCGGGCCGGAGCGCGCCCGCGAATCCTTCGAGGCCTTCGCCACCCGCCGCCGCGTCGATCTCGACCCGGCGGCGCCAGCCGATTTCGAACTGCTGCAGCACGCCGAGCATCTGATCGCCTCGTCGATCGGCGCGGCCTCCTCGCGCATGGTGATGTCGCTCTTGCTGCGCAAGCGCACCGTGTCCGCGAAAGCCGCGCTGAAACTGCTCGACGATTCGCATGCCGCCTTGCATTTCAACCGCGAGATCCTGCAGACCGCGCTGAACCATGTCCGCCAGGGCATCGCGGTGTTCAATCCCGACCTGCAGCTGATCGTCTCCAACCGGCATTTTGGCGACATCCTCGGGCTGCCGCCGCCGATCGTGCAGATCGGGATCCCGCTGCGCGAAATCATCGAGTTCATCGGCCTGCAGGGCGCCTCGGCGGGCAACCACAGCGAGGCGCTGACGCAGGCGCGGTTGTTGGCCTATACGACCGAGGGCGAGCCCTATCTGGAGCGGCTGCCGGACCGCCAGATCGTCATCGAGGTCCGCACCAACCGGATGCCGGACGGCGGGCTGGTGCTGACCTTCTCCGACGTGACGCCGAGCTTCGAGGCCGCCGAGGCGCTGGAGCGCGCCAATGCGACGCTGGAAAAGCGCGTCCGCGACCGCACCGAGGAACTGACACGGCTGAATACCGAGCTGGCGCTGGCCAAGAGCACGGCCGAAGACGCCAACATCTCCAAAACCCGATTCCTTGCCGCGGCCAGCCACGACATCCTGCAGCCGCTGAACGCGGCCAGACTCTATGTCACCAGCCTGGTCGAGCGGCAGAGCGGCGGAGAGGACGCGCGCCTGGTCGAGAACATCGACGACTCGCTGGAGGCGATCGAGGAAATCCTGGGCGCGCTCCTCGACATCTCGCGGCTCGATGCGGGCGCGATGAACCCGTCGATCTCCAGCTTCCGGATCGGCGACCTGATGCGCTCGCTGGAGATCGAATATGCGCCGATCGCGCGCGCCCGCGGCGTCGCGCTGCAATTCGTGCCGTGCTCGCTGCCGGTGAAATCCGACCGCTTGATGCTGCGCCGGCTGTTGCAGAACCTGATCTCCAACGCCATCAAATACACGCCGCATGGAAGGGTGCTGGTCGGCTGCCGGCGGCGCGGCCAATCGCTGCAGATCGGCATTTATGACACCGGCGTCGGCATTCCGATCCTCAAGCGCGGCGAGATATTCAAAGAGTTCCACCGGCTCGAGCAGGGCGCGCGGATCGCACGCGGGCTGGGCCTCGGCCTGTCGATCGTGCAACGTCTGGCCTCGGTGCTCAATCACGGCATCGCGCTGGACGCCAACCGCGGCGGCGGCTCGTTCTTCTCGGTGACGGCGCCGATCGCCACGGCGATCGACCACACCACCGCCGTCACCAGCGCGACGCCGCTGTCGAAATCACCGATGTCCGGCACGCTGATCGTCTGCATCGAGAACGATCCTGCAATTCTCGATGGCATGCGGACGCTGCTCAGGGCTTGGGATGCCACCGTGATCGCCGTCGCCGACCCGGAAGCTGCGATGGCGGCGATTGCGGAGATCGAAGCATCGGGCCGGCAGTTGACCGGCCTCCTGGTCGACTATCATCTCGACCGCGGCAATGGCATCGCCGCGATCCGCGAAATCCGCAGCCGCTTCGGGTCCGCCATTCCGGCGATCCTGATCACCGCCGACCGCAGCCCGCACGTCCGCGAAGCCGCCCGGCAGTCGGAAATCGCGGTGCTCAACAAGCCGGTCAAGCCGGCCTCGCTGCGCGCCCTGCTCGGGCAATGGCGCACCCGGCAGATGACGGCGGCGGAGTGACAAGCGGAGTTACGACGTCGGTTCGCTCTGGCGCCATTGGCCGCCGGCGATCCTGGCGGCGGCGATCACCGCCTGGGTACGGCTTTCGACGCCGAGCTTCTGCAGGATGGCAGACACATGCGCCTTGATGGTCGCTTCCGACACGCTGAGCTCATAGGCGATCTGCTTGTTGAGCAGCCCCTCCGACAGCATCATCAGCACCCGTACCTGCTGCGGCGTCAGCGTCACCAGGCGGTCGCGAAGCTTGGTCATTTCCGGATCGGCCGCCGCCGCCATATCGATATCCGGCGGAACCCAGACATCGCCCTCCATCACCTTGAGGATGGCGTCGCGCAGCGTATCGACGCCGAACCGCTTCGGAATGAAGCCGGAAGCGCCGAAATCCAGCGACTGCCGGATGGTGCCGACATCGTCGCTGGCCGACACGATCACCACGGGGGCGGCCGGATATTGCGCCCGCAGATAGATCAGCCCCGAGAACCCGGAAATGCCGGGCATCGACAGGTCGAGCAGAATCAGATCGACCTCTGAATCCTGTTCCAGCAGCTTGGTCAGATCCTCGAACGTACCGGTTTCGTCGATCCGGGCCTCCGGCAGAACGCCCGCGACGGCTTGTCGCAGCGCACCGCGAAACAGCGGGTGATCGTCCGCAATGATGAGGCGTGTGGTGGCTGTGACCGACATCAAGATCCATGCAAAAGGTTCGGCAATCCGGTGGCAGCGACTGCCATTTCCACCATAATGCGTTCTGCCGGCAAGTGTCGTCTGCCGTCTCGCATCTGGCAAGCGCGCATTGCTGCCACGCCGCAACTTGGCGGCTGTCGCCCATGCTGCAGCGCAACAATCCGAGGCATGAGACCCGTCCATCTGCGACGAGTCCGCGCACTCCCCTTGCACAGGGTCTAAAGTCGTATTGGGTCCACTTTCGCTGCAATGTAACTTGGAATTGGGCTCCCTGCATCTAGCCGGCATCAGTTCGGCGCAGCGAGTGAGACATCCGCAACGAATTCGGGGAGCGATTCAAACATGTCTACAATTGCAGCTACATCGCCCAAGGCGGCCGGAATGACGAAGGACGAACGCTTCGTCATCTTCGCATCTTCGCTCGGCACTGTGTTCGAATGGTATGATTTCTACCTGTTCGGCTCGCTCGCCGGCATCATCGGCGCGCAGTTCTTCGGCGTGATCGATCCGGCCACCAACCAGCCGATGTTCAACCAGGCGACGCGCGACATCTTCGCGCTGCTGGCCTTTGCCGCGGGCTTCATCGTCCGTCCGTTCGGCGCCATCGTGTTCGGTCGCGTCGGCGACATCGTCGGCCGCAAATACACCTTCCTCGTCACCATCCTGTTGATGGGCATTTCGACCTTCATCGTCGGCCTGCTGCCCAATGCCGCGACCATCGGCATTGCCGCGCCGATCATCCTGATCTCGCTGCGCCTGCTGCAGGGCCTCGCACTCGGCGGCGAATATGGCGGTGCCGCAACCTACGTCGCGGAACACTCGCCACCCGGCAAGCGCGGCTACTACACGTCGTTCATCCAGACCACGGCAACGCTGGGCCTGTTCCTGTCGCTGCTGGTGATCCTGTTTACCCGAACGATCCTCGGCGAGCCGGAATTCGCGGCCTGGGGCTGGCGCATTCCGTTCCTGGTCTCGGTGGTTCTGCTCGGCGTATCGGTCTGGATCCGGTTGCGGCTGAACGAATCCCCGGTCTTCAAGAAGATGAAGGAAGAGGGCAAGAGCTCGAAGTCGCCGCTCACCGAATCGTTCGGCAACTGGAGCAACGCCAAGATCGTGCTGATCGCCCTGATCGGCGGCACCATGGGCCAGGGCGTGGTCTGGTACACCGGCCAGTTCTACGCGCTGTTCTTCATGCAATCGATCCTCAAGGTCGACGGCTACACCGCCAACCTGCTGATCGCATGGTCGCTGCTGCTCGGCACCGGCTTCTTCATCTTCTGGGGCTCCTTGTCGGACAAGATCGGCCGCAAGCCGATCATCCTGGCGGGTTGTCTGATCGCGGCGCTGAGCTTCTTCCCGATCTTCCGGATGATCACGTCTAACGCCAATCCGGCGCTGGAAAAGGCGATCGAGACCGTCAAGGTGGAAGTCGTCTCGGATCCCGCGCAGTGCGGCGATCTGTTCAATCCGGTCGGCACCCGCGTGTTCACCAAGCCTTGCGATACGGCGCGCGCCTATCTGGCACAGTCGTCGGTCAAGTACTCCTCCGCCCCCGGTCCGGCCGGCTCCGGCGTCAAGGTCGTCGTCAACGGCAAGGACACGCCCTATACCGACGCCAAGGCCTCCAATCCGGCGGTCCTCGCGGCGGTGCAGGCAGCGGGTTATCCGAAGGCGGGTGACGCGCAGATCGTGAAGATGTCGACCCCGTTCGATATCTTCCGTCCGCAGGTGGCGGCGGTGATCGGCCTGCTGTTCATCCTGGTGATGTTCGTCACCATGGTGTACGGCCCGATCGCGGCCCTGTTGGTCGAACTGTTCCCGGCCCGCATCCGCTACACCTCGATGTCGCTGCCTTACCACATCGGCAACGGCTGGTTCGGCGGCCTGCTGCCAGCGACCTCCTTTGCGATCGTGGCCTCGACCGGCGATATCTATGCCGGCCTGTGGTATCCGATCATCTTCGCCACCATCACCGCGGTCGTCGGCTTCTTCTTCCTGCCGGAGACCAAGGACGTCGACATCAGTCACACCTGATCTCGCATCCTGTCCTCAACAAGCCGGCCGCGGAGCGATCCGCGGCCGGTTTTTTGTTGCTTCCTTTCTTCCTTCTCTCCTTGTGGGAGAAGGTGGCGCGGACGAAGTCCGCGACGGATGAGGGGTTTCTGAGCTCAGAGCTTGTGGCACCCCTCACCCGTCCGCGCTGCGCGCGGCCACCCTCCCCCACAAGGGGAGAGGGAAGAGGGCAGCGCGTTCTGCTACCCCGCCGACCCGACGAATTGCAGCACCACTTCGCGCGCATGCGGGCGGCGGCGGTGCTCGATCAGATAGATCGCCTGCCAGGTGCCGAGCGCGAGCTGGCCGGCCAGCACCGGAATGTGCAGCGAGGTGGCGGTGAGCAGGGTGCGGACATGGGCCGGCATGTCGTCGGGGCCTTCGCTGTCGTGGGTCCAGCCGAAATCCTGCGGCGCCAGCCGGTCGAGCACCGTCATCAGATCGACCAGCACGGAGGGATCGGCATTCTCCTGGACGGTCAGCGACGCCGAGGTGTGGCGGATGAACAGCGTCAGCGCGCCTTCGCGCCCACCCGCCTCGGCGACGAATTTGGCAACCTCGCGCGTCAGATCGACGAAGCCGGGGCCGCTTGTCTGCACCGTCAGCATCGAGGAGGTGACCGTCGTGGTGGTGACGGACGATGGCGCGGATCGGGAGATGGATTTCGGCGACGTCATGATCGGGAGCCTGCAAGTCGAGCCTGGGATGAACCATACCACGGCTGCCGCGTTCCCTTTGGAAAGGGAGAGTAACATGCAGCCGAAAACATCCAGGGACATTTCAGGGCAAGAGCCACGCAAGGACAGCGAGCGCGAGCAGCGGCAGGCTATCATCAAGGATGCCGACAAGACCGGACAGTCCGATTGGGACCGCGTCCACGGCGTCGGCGACGAGATCGGGCTCGACGACAAGAAGTAATGCACAACGCAAAAGGCCCCGGATCGCTCCGGGGCCTTTTCGTTGAAGCCGGCTTACTTGGTGCCGGCAGTGCCTGCGCCGGTGCCCGGCGCCTGATTCGGATTGGTGGTGGCGGACGAACCGCTCATGCCGGTGCCCGTGGTTCCGGGCCTGGTCATCGACGAACCGGTGGTAGCCGAGTTCTTGTCCATCTGGTTGGTCGTGGTGCCGTTGTTCATGCTGTTGGAAGAATTGCTGGTCGGGCTGGTAGCCGCGCCGCCCTGGCCGGAGCTCGGCTGCGCCGCAGCAAACGTGGTCGACAGCGCGAGAGCAAGCGTGGTGGCGATAATGGCCTTCTTCATGGAAGTTCCTCACTGATGTTGTTCGTGGTCCGGGTGAAGAACGAGAAGCGACAAGAGCCGTTCCTGCGGGGGATGAAGTAAATTCCGGGAACGAAACTTGATAGTTTGATGATACCAGATGATCCTGCTGGTTCCCTCCACGCCATGCCGGCCCAGCGAGCGCCGAGCCGGGACGACAGCGCGCCGCTACCGGCCTTTCCAACTATCAGATCTTTCCGCCGGAATCGCGATGCAGGCGGGTGGCGATGTCGATCAGCTTGCGCCAGGCGCTTTCGAGAAAGCTCATCGCGCGATCGATGTCCTTGTCGCTCGGCAGCGGGATTTCCAGCTTGCGCTCGCCGTCCGATTTGGGCTGCAGCGAATCCTGCTTGGGCAGGGCTTCGTCGATCTTGCCGGTGACGGATGGATCGCGCTGCGCCAGCTCGGCCTTCAGCGCGGCGTTGTCCGTGAGCAGCCGGCCGATCTCGGCGTCATAGGCCGCGCGCTCGTCCGGAACGATCGTGCAGGCCCAGCCACTGCCCTTGCCCGTGCAGGTCGAAACCGTGCCGGTGCGGGTATCGAGCCGCACCACGCCGTCAGCCATCGGCGACAGCGCGTAGCGGCCATTCTCGGTATCCGGCAGCGTCTGTGCGCAGACGCTGCCAGTGATGACAAGAGACGTAAACAACGCGACAGCCATTTTCATGGTCATGCTCCGCGGTCGAACCAGGGGTCTAGACCGCTGATGTGTAGGGCGCGCGCTTCGATTGCAATGCGTCCGCGAGCAATTCGAGGCGGTCCTGGCCCCAGAACACCTCACCGTTCAGCACATAGGCCGGCGAGCCGAATACGTCGGCGGCCAGCGCGTCCTCCTGGTTCTTGGCATAGGCCGCGCCGATGTCCGCCGACGCCGCGCGCTCGACCAGTTGCCGGCCCGGCAGACCCGATTCGTCCGCCAGCTTGATGAGCACGTTGGAATCGGCAAGGTCGAGCTGCGCTTCCCAGATGGCGGCAAAGGCGCGGCGCAGCAGCGGATCGGGATCGAAGCCGGCCTCGATCGCCGCGATCACCATGCCGTCCGGCAGCCGCCCGTCGAACGGCCAGTGTTTAGGCTGCGGGTGAAAGTCGAGGCCGCGCTTGTCGCGCCAGCGCTGCAATTCCAGCATCCGGTAGCGCTGCCGCACCGGATGGCGCTTGCCGAGCGGCAGCCCGCCGGTTTCTGCGAACAATTCGCCGAGGAAGACCGGCTTGTAATTGACCTTGAGATCGTGGGTTTTCACCAGATCCATGAACAGCTTGTGGCCGATATAGGCCCATGGCGACGGCAGCGAGAAATAGTAGTCGATCGGTTGCGGCATGCAGACTCCGGCGGATCAAAGTTCGGGAACGCGCGACACCTGACCAGAGCCGTCCGTGCCGTGCAAGATAGAGGCAGCCGAATGCGCTGTTGCGGTGCGGCGATCCCGCGCGGCGGGAAATCAATTTCATCAATAACTTCAAGCGAATCAAGGCGCTAACAGGAGATCAGCTAATCTTGACTTGGCAACACGCGGTAAGTATGGTCCGCCCGGCTTTGAAGGGTTGCGGGGCGATATTTCCAGCATTTGCAGCGTTATTTCGGGTGTCGAAAGCATGACCGACGACACGCCGGACAACGATGGCAAGAGCGGAGGTGGACTTCCGGCGCACGATGAAGCCGCGCTGTCCGCAAGGCTCGGAAGCCTGGATCAGAAGTTGTCCAAGATTCGGGACGACCGCAAGTTCCAGGCTGACCAATCCGAAACCGGAAGCGGGAACGCGCAATCCAGAGCTTCGGCGATGGCAGTGGGTCTCCGGCTTTCTTCGGAACTGGTCGCGGGGGTGGTCGTCGGCACGATTCTGGGCTGGGGCTTCGATCGTCTGCTGTCGACTTCACCGTGGGGGCTGATCGTATTCATGCTGCTCGGCTTCGTCGCCGGCGTGATGAACGTGATGCGTTCGGCCGGCGTCGCTCCGAAGTCATGAGATTCGCGCATTTGCGCAGCGTTTGAGACCGCCGGGTTGTCCGGCACACATGCCGGGCGTTCCGGCAGAGATGAAAGACCGACGTGGATGGCCGATCCGATCCATCAATTTGAGATCCACAAGATCTTCAGCCTGGGCCATATCGGCAACCAGGAAATTGCGTTCACCAATTCGTCGGCCTACATGTTCGGCGCCGTGGCGATCGTGTCCGTGCTGATGCTCGGCGGCAGCGCCGGACGCGCGCTGATCCCGAGCCGGTTCCAGTCGGTCGCCGAACTGTCCTACGAATTCGTGTCCAATACGGTGCGCTCCAGCATCGGCGAAGAGGGCATGAAGTTCTTCCCCTTCGTGTTCTCGCTGTTCATGTTCATCCTGACCGCGAACCTGATCGGCATCGTTCCCTACACCTTCACCGTCACCAGCCACCTGATCGTCGCCGTCGCTTTGGCGCTGATGGTGTTCCTGACCGTGCTGATCTACGGCCTCTATAAGAACGGCTGGAAGTTCTTCAAGCTGTTCGTGCCCTCCGGCATCCCGATGTACATCCTGCCGCTGGTGACCGTGATCGAGGTGATCTCGTTCCTGTCGCGCCCGGTGTCGCATTCGGTGCGTCTGTTCGCCAACATGCTGGCCGGCCACATCACGCTGAAAGTGTTCGCGGGCTTCGTGACGTCGCTGAGCGCGCTTGGCGCCATCGGCGTGTTCGGCGCGGTGCTGCCGCTGGCGATGACCACGGCGCTGACCGCGCTGGAACTGCTGGTCGCCTTCCTGCAGGCCTACGTGTTCACGATCCTGACCTGCATCTATCTCAACGACGCCCTTCATCCGGGACACTAAGCGACCCGGCCGAAATCACCCCTCACCTCTCTTAATCCCTATCCCAAAGGAGTTTTACCATGGATCCCATCGCAGCTAAGTACATCGGCGCTGGCATTGCTTGTCTCGGCATGGGCGGCGCCGGCATCGGCGTCGGCATGATCTTCAGCCAGTTCCTCGCCGGCGCGCTGCGCAATCCCTCGGCTTCGCAGGGCCAGTTCGCGAACCTGATCTTCGGCTTCGCCGTGACCGAAGCGCTCGGCATCTTCTCGCTGCTGATCGCGCTGCTGCTGCTGTTCGCCGTCTAAGCTGAAAACTGATCCGGTCGCGCCCCCTTCGGGGCGCGCTTCCGATCGATAAGGAGTCTGCTGTGGCTGAAGGTCAGGGCAAATCCAAAGCCGTGGAGCACGGTACCGCCGCGCACACCGCGGCGGACGGTGGTCACAAGGCCGCATTCCCGCCGTTCGAGAGCAACACCTTCGCTTCGCAGCTGGTGTCGTTCGCGATCGCGTTCGGTGTGCTCTATCTGATCGTGTCCCGCCTGGCGCTGCCCCGCGTCGGCGGCGTTCTGGCGTCCCGGCAGCAGGTCATCGATACCGACCTGAACGAAGCCGCGAAGCTGAAGGCCGATTCGGATGCGGCGCTGAAGGCCTATGAGACCGAACTCGCCACTGCCCGCGCCAAGGCGCAGGCGATGGCGGCCGAGGTTCGCGAAAAGCTGAACGCGCAGCAGGACGCCGCCAAGGCGGAGCTGGAAGCAAATCTGGCGACGCGGCTCACCGCCGCCGAGCAGACCATTGCCAGCACCCGCGCAATGGCGATGGGCAATGTTCGCGGCATCGCTGCCGACACCGCCGCGGCGATCGTCGAACGGCTGACGGGCACCAGCCCGGCACCGGCCGTCGTCAACGCAGCTCTCGACGCTTCGTTGAAGGGATAACCCATGTTCGGTTTGCAAGCAGAATTCTGGGTTGCGGTCGCTTTCGTCATCCTGATGGGCGTGTTCGGCTGGTTCGGCATTCACCGCACCATCCTGAAGGCGCTGGACATCCGTAGCGAGCGCATCAAGCAGGAACTCAACGACGCCCGTCGCCTGCGCGACGAAGCGGCTTCCCTGCTCGCCAGCTACAAGGCGCGTCACGCCTCGGCGGAACGCGAAGCCGCCGACATCATTACCTCCGCCAAGGAAGAGGCCGAGCGCATCGCCGCGGAAGCCAAGACCAAGATGGAAGATTTTGTCGCCCGTCGTACCAAGACCGCCGAGAGCAAGATCGCTCTCGCCGAAGCCCAGGCCGTGGCCGACGTTCGCGCCGCCGCCGCCGACGCCGCCGTGACCGCCGCGACCACCATCCTGTCGCAGTCGGTTACAGGTTCGGTCGCCGACGACCTGATCGCTAAGGGCATCACTGAAGTCCGCGCCAAGCTGAACTGAGGCTCGGGTTACACATTCAAAAGCCGGCGCGATGAAAATCGCGCCGGCTTTTTTTATGTGGTGAAGTGCAGTTGCGACAGGCGCCGCTTTCTTACCTTCCCCTGAGGGGGATCGTCGCGTAATTGGCTCAATGGGGTCTTTGCGCTCGTTTTGACGGCTCTGAGGCCCTGCGCTGTCCGGTTCAGCGAACGGCGCATGTTGTAGGCAAGCGCGACCATGTTGAAGTGGGCGATGTTCTTGGGCAGACCGCGGTAGCGGACGCGGACGAAACCCAGCCATCGCTTCAGCGTCGCGAACACGCCTTCGACCTCGGCCCTGATCTTGCTGATCAGCCTGGTGTGCCGCTTCTGCGAGGCACGGACCTTCGGGCCGCCAGCAGCAAGCCGCGCTGATGTTCGGCATCTGACAGCCCGCACCACTGCTGCAGCAGCTACGCCTTTAGCATCAGCAGCGGATCGCAGGGCGGCCGGCCCGCGCCCTCCGGCTTGAGCCGCGCCAGCAGCTTCTCGAAACGGTACCACTTCACGTCCCGGATCAGCCGTTCAGGCGTCTGGTTATGCCCGACCTTGTGCGAAACCAGCGCTTCCACAAGGCTCAGTTGATCCCGTTCCGCCATCGTCCGTCTCCGATCAATGCATCCCAGCACTGAATCACAGATCGGTAATTACCCAACGATCCCCCTTGCGGGGAGGGTGAAAATCAGTAATCCGGCGAAGGCCGTCGTGGCGGATGGGCCGGTCCCGGATTGGTATCCGGGCTACGGGCCTCACCGGGGTTGACGACCTCCACCTGCCGCGCCATTGAGCAGGGGGCTCTGGCCGGCAGGGCCCCCCGGGATACCACCATGCCAATTCGCCTTTCCTCGCAGAGCTCCGATTTTGCGGCCGCCTTCAATGCCTTCCTCAACGCCAAGCGCGAGGTCGCGGCGGATATCGAGACCGCCACCCGCGCCATCGTCGATGACGTCGCCGCGCGCGGCGATGCGGCGCTGCTAGAAGCTACCGAAAAATTCGACCGGTTGAAGCTTGACGCCGCTTCCTTGCGCATCACGCCGTCCGAAATCGAGGCTGCGGTTGCCGCCTGCGACACGGAGACCGTCGACGCCCTGAAATTCGCCCGCGACCGCATCGAGCTGTTTCACAAGCGCCAGCTGCCGAAGGACGACCGTTTCACCGATGCGCTCGGCGTCGAGCTGGGCTGGCGCTGGAGCGCCATCGAGGCGGTCGGGCTCTACGTCCCCGGCGGCACCGCGGCCTATCCGTCCTCGGTGCTGATGAACGCCGTGCCGGCCAAAGTGGCGGGCGTCGGCCGCGTGGTGATGGTGGTGCCGTCGCCGGACGGCAAGCTCAACCCGCTGGTGCTGGCGGCGGCGCATCTCGGCGGCGTCACCGAGATCTACCGCGTCGGCGGCGCGCAGGCCGTGGCCGCGCTCGCCTACGGCACCGCGACCATCGCGCCGGTGGCCAAGATCGTCGGCCCCGGCAATGCCTATGTCGCCGCCGCCAAGCGCCTTGTGTTCGGGAAAGTCGGCATCGACATGATCGCCGGCCCCTCCGAGGTGCTGGTGATTGCGGATGCGACCGGCAATCCCGACTGGATCGCCGCCGACCTGCTGGCGCAGGCCGAGCATGACGTGAACGCGCAGTCGATCCTGATCACCGACGACGCCCGGCTCGCCGACGACGTCGCGCGCGCTGTCGAGGCCCAACTCACGACCTTGCCCCGGGCGGCCATCGCGCGAAAATCCTGGGACGATTATGGCGCCATCATCCAGGTGGAGCGGCTGGAGCAGGCCGTGGCGCTCGCCAACACCATCGCCGCCGAGCATCTGGAGATCATGACGGCCGACCCCGAGGCGCTGTCGCTGGGCATTCGCAACGCCGGCGCGATCTTCCTCGGCGCCCACACCCCCGAGGCGATCGGCGATTATGTCGGCGGTTCCAACCACGTTCTGCCGACCGCGCGCTCGGCGCGGTTCTCTTCCGGCTTGGGCGTGCTTGACTTCATGAAGCGAACGTCGATCCTGAAGTGCGGGCCGGACCAGCTTCGAGCGCTGGGCCCGGCTGCGATGACGCTGGGCAAGGCCGAAGGCCTCGATGCCCACGCACGTTCCGTTGGATTGCGCCTGAACCTGCGATGAGCACCTCACCCCCCTCGGACGACACCGAGAACCGCATCAGCGCGGTGACGCTCGATGAGGAATCGATCGGCCGCTCCGGACCGGACATCGAGCACGA
Coding sequences:
- a CDS encoding secondary thiamine-phosphate synthase enzyme YjbQ: MTSPKSISRSAPSSVTTTTVTSSMLTVQTSGPGFVDLTREVAKFVAEAGGREGALTLFIRHTSASLTVQENADPSVLVDLMTVLDRLAPQDFGWTHDSEGPDDMPAHVRTLLTATSLHIPVLAGQLALGTWQAIYLIEHRRRPHAREVVLQFVGSAG
- a CDS encoding 2-hydroxychromene-2-carboxylate isomerase translates to MPQPIDYYFSLPSPWAYIGHKLFMDLVKTHDLKVNYKPVFLGELFAETGGLPLGKRHPVRQRYRMLELQRWRDKRGLDFHPQPKHWPFDGRLPDGMVIAAIEAGFDPDPLLRRAFAAIWEAQLDLADSNVLIKLADESGLPGRQLVERAASADIGAAYAKNQEDALAADVFGSPAYVLNGEVFWGQDRLELLADALQSKRAPYTSAV
- a CDS encoding AtpZ/AtpI family protein; translated protein: MTDDTPDNDGKSGGGLPAHDEAALSARLGSLDQKLSKIRDDRKFQADQSETGSGNAQSRASAMAVGLRLSSELVAGVVVGTILGWGFDRLLSTSPWGLIVFMLLGFVAGVMNVMRSAGVAPKS
- a CDS encoding F0F1 ATP synthase subunit A codes for the protein MADPIHQFEIHKIFSLGHIGNQEIAFTNSSAYMFGAVAIVSVLMLGGSAGRALIPSRFQSVAELSYEFVSNTVRSSIGEEGMKFFPFVFSLFMFILTANLIGIVPYTFTVTSHLIVAVALALMVFLTVLIYGLYKNGWKFFKLFVPSGIPMYILPLVTVIEVISFLSRPVSHSVRLFANMLAGHITLKVFAGFVTSLSALGAIGVFGAVLPLAMTTALTALELLVAFLQAYVFTILTCIYLNDALHPGH
- a CDS encoding F0F1 ATP synthase subunit C, with translation MDPIAAKYIGAGIACLGMGGAGIGVGMIFSQFLAGALRNPSASQGQFANLIFGFAVTEALGIFSLLIALLLLFAV
- a CDS encoding F0F1 ATP synthase subunit B family protein, coding for MAEGQGKSKAVEHGTAAHTAADGGHKAAFPPFESNTFASQLVSFAIAFGVLYLIVSRLALPRVGGVLASRQQVIDTDLNEAAKLKADSDAALKAYETELATARAKAQAMAAEVREKLNAQQDAAKAELEANLATRLTAAEQTIASTRAMAMGNVRGIAADTAAAIVERLTGTSPAPAVVNAALDASLKG
- a CDS encoding F0F1 ATP synthase subunit B family protein codes for the protein MFGLQAEFWVAVAFVILMGVFGWFGIHRTILKALDIRSERIKQELNDARRLRDEAASLLASYKARHASAEREAADIITSAKEEAERIAAEAKTKMEDFVARRTKTAESKIALAEAQAVADVRAAAADAAVTAATTILSQSVTGSVADDLIAKGITEVRAKLN
- a CDS encoding transposase, with the protein product MVRAVRCRTSARLAAGGPKVRASQKRHTRLISKIRAEVEGVFATLKRWLGFVRVRYRGLPKNIAHFNMVALAYNMRRSLNRTAQGLRAVKTSAKTPLSQLRDDPPQGKVRKRRLSQLHFTT
- the hisD gene encoding histidinol dehydrogenase, with protein sequence MPIRLSSQSSDFAAAFNAFLNAKREVAADIETATRAIVDDVAARGDAALLEATEKFDRLKLDAASLRITPSEIEAAVAACDTETVDALKFARDRIELFHKRQLPKDDRFTDALGVELGWRWSAIEAVGLYVPGGTAAYPSSVLMNAVPAKVAGVGRVVMVVPSPDGKLNPLVLAAAHLGGVTEIYRVGGAQAVAALAYGTATIAPVAKIVGPGNAYVAAAKRLVFGKVGIDMIAGPSEVLVIADATGNPDWIAADLLAQAEHDVNAQSILITDDARLADDVARAVEAQLTTLPRAAIARKSWDDYGAIIQVERLEQAVALANTIAAEHLEIMTADPEALSLGIRNAGAIFLGAHTPEAIGDYVGGSNHVLPTARSARFSSGLGVLDFMKRTSILKCGPDQLRALGPAAMTLGKAEGLDAHARSVGLRLNLR